A DNA window from Candidatus Neomarinimicrobiota bacterium contains the following coding sequences:
- a CDS encoding sigma-54-dependent Fis family transcriptional regulator — translation MNSSHEFLMLNPRRRKDPHPEKVLLEHLQRYGQVTQTSDWVSLFNYVSIHAYTAIFISCAAFADEHPQWIKDLRRVHPHQPIILFSARPDFDARIAHETSKLFGVIRIDDIEASLSAIMEQLEKYTEFSNSLGSKISKQLLRPGGFGDFVGNSMPMLDVYRQMTRVASSGYTVLIQGESGSGKELVARTIHQLSERRAKPFVSINCAAIPENLLESELFGFEKGAFTGANQDKAGKFELANNGTLFLDEIGDMPLELQVKLLRVLEDGKIQPLGSVKEKSVNIRLVTATHKNLPVQIAKGLFREDLHYRLNVIPLKLPPLRSRISDLTLLVLFYLEKLLRGEDQTIKRVNWDLIESLSRMDLHGNVRELENMLTRSVFQSDGEVLSHSSLMQEDTDDSPSTAETMKMVEQNTIRPLWEIEKDALQFTLTKLNGNISQAASQLQISRTAIYRKIKKYDLNFSDNSGTSGGNDA, via the coding sequence ATGAATTCATCTCATGAATTCCTTATGCTTAATCCCCGGCGGAGGAAGGATCCCCACCCAGAGAAAGTTCTCCTGGAGCATTTACAACGGTATGGTCAAGTCACACAAACCAGTGACTGGGTGTCCCTTTTCAATTATGTCAGCATTCATGCCTATACGGCTATTTTTATTTCATGTGCGGCTTTTGCAGATGAGCATCCCCAATGGATTAAAGATTTACGCCGGGTCCACCCGCATCAACCCATCATCCTCTTCAGTGCCAGACCAGACTTTGACGCCCGCATTGCACATGAGACTTCTAAACTTTTTGGTGTAATTCGGATAGATGATATTGAGGCTTCTCTCAGTGCCATCATGGAACAGTTGGAAAAATATACCGAATTTTCCAATAGTCTGGGGAGCAAGATTTCCAAGCAGCTGCTAAGACCTGGTGGATTTGGAGATTTCGTGGGCAATTCCATGCCCATGCTGGATGTGTATCGCCAAATGACGCGCGTTGCTTCAAGCGGATATACTGTACTTATCCAGGGAGAAAGCGGTTCTGGCAAGGAACTGGTGGCGAGAACCATTCACCAGCTCAGCGAACGCAGGGCAAAACCCTTTGTCAGTATTAACTGTGCTGCCATTCCTGAGAATCTGTTAGAGAGTGAATTATTTGGTTTTGAGAAGGGTGCTTTTACCGGCGCCAATCAGGATAAAGCGGGAAAATTTGAACTCGCCAATAATGGTACCCTCTTTCTGGATGAGATCGGCGACATGCCCCTGGAGCTCCAGGTCAAATTGTTACGTGTCCTTGAGGATGGCAAAATTCAGCCATTGGGGAGTGTGAAAGAAAAGTCAGTTAATATCCGACTGGTCACAGCTACCCATAAAAATTTGCCGGTGCAGATCGCCAAGGGTTTATTCCGTGAGGATTTGCACTATCGCTTGAATGTAATTCCACTCAAGCTGCCACCTCTGAGATCCAGGATCTCCGATTTGACACTTCTGGTTCTCTTCTACCTGGAGAAATTGCTCAGGGGTGAAGACCAAACCATCAAAAGAGTGAATTGGGACCTCATCGAATCACTTTCACGTATGGATCTCCATGGGAATGTGAGAGAATTGGAAAATATGCTTACTCGAAGTGTGTTCCAATCAGATGGAGAAGTGCTTTCCCATAGTTCACTCATGCAGGAAGATACGGATGATTCGCCGTCGACAGCTGAAACAATGAAGATGGTGGAACAGAATACCATACGCCCCCTTTGGGAGATAGAAAAGGATGCACTTCAATTTACACTTACAAAACTGAATGGAAATATTAGTCAGGCCGCCAGTCAACTCCAGATATCCCGCACTGCCATATACAGGAAAATTAAAAAATACGATTTGAATTTTTCTGATAATTCAGGGACTAGTGGGGGTAATGATGCCTGA
- a CDS encoding PilT/PilU family type 4a pilus ATPase, protein MYSLQDLLSVMSEAEASDLYVSVGAFPMLKISGEVYPIEKEQLTIDNLESLKNEMLNEEQLIEYHEHKELDYTLSLAGIGRFRVNFFRQRGTDSFVVRQIVSAIKTLSELDLPPILAELALKDRGLVLVVGSTGSGKSTTLAAMIDHRNANKSGHILTLEDPIEFLHPHKKSLVNQREVGHDTLSFSKALKSALREAPSVLLVGEIRDREAMESALNFSETGHLVFSTLHATNTAQTIDRILSFYDRSEQDLAQMQLSQNLLAIVAQRLIPMENGKLTAALEILVATARIKDLIQKGSIDLLPQAIKSGAGEHMQLFDQAVYKLYKEKKISEMTAIDSADYPTDLKLMIASSEQRESTQDINLLDDDNESQKEE, encoded by the coding sequence ATGTATTCCTTACAAGATTTACTCTCCGTGATGTCTGAGGCAGAAGCTTCTGATCTATATGTCTCTGTGGGTGCCTTCCCCATGCTGAAAATCTCTGGTGAAGTTTATCCCATCGAGAAAGAACAACTCACAATTGATAATTTGGAGAGCTTGAAGAATGAGATGCTCAATGAAGAGCAACTCATTGAATATCATGAACACAAGGAGTTGGACTATACCCTAAGTCTGGCTGGTATAGGTCGCTTCCGAGTAAACTTCTTCCGTCAACGTGGCACGGATAGTTTTGTGGTGAGGCAGATTGTATCCGCCATAAAAACCTTAAGCGAGTTAGATCTTCCTCCCATTCTGGCTGAGCTGGCTTTGAAAGATCGGGGTCTCGTTCTGGTTGTGGGTTCAACTGGATCAGGAAAGTCAACGACACTGGCGGCCATGATCGATCATCGCAATGCCAATAAATCTGGTCATATCCTGACCCTTGAAGACCCCATTGAATTTTTACATCCCCATAAAAAGAGTCTTGTGAATCAAAGGGAGGTGGGGCACGATACGCTTTCCTTTAGCAAAGCCTTAAAATCTGCCCTCCGTGAAGCACCCTCTGTTTTATTAGTGGGAGAAATACGCGATCGGGAGGCCATGGAATCGGCATTGAATTTTTCTGAGACCGGTCATTTGGTTTTCAGCACCTTGCATGCTACAAATACGGCGCAAACCATTGACCGTATCCTTAGTTTTTATGATAGATCAGAACAAGATCTGGCCCAAATGCAGTTGAGCCAAAATCTTTTGGCCATTGTGGCTCAGAGACTCATCCCCATGGAAAACGGTAAATTGACAGCCGCTTTAGAAATATTGGTGGCCACTGCTCGTATTAAAGATTTAATCCAAAAGGGCAGCATAGATCTCCTTCCCCAGGCTATTAAATCAGGCGCTGGGGAACATATGCAGCTCTTTGACCAGGCTGTATATAAACTGTATAAAGAAAAAAAGATTAGTGAAATGACAGCAATAGATTCTGCTGATTATCCAACCGACCTGAAATTAATGATCGCATCCAGTGAACAGAGAGAATCAACGCAGGATATAAATCTGCTGGATGATGATAATGAATCCCAAAAGGAAGAATGA
- the tadA gene encoding Flp pilus assembly complex ATPase component TadA, with product MAAEKKQLGQLLLESGLISENQVSEVLAYQREHHLVFGKAVVSMGLVQETDLLKVLGDHLGIPSLDITKYSIQDEALAVVSEDFARKNSIIPLFLIEESLTIATADPLNIDVIDQLSRDTGLEIMLVLSIEMDIERSIDLYYRSTTSLLETEAAGDGVRVVSREIHEDTEVVQVVDMLLFEAVNMGASDIHIEPRKNDARIRYRVDGVLQQYYSIPTDSVSPMISRIKILADMDIAESRRPQDGRFHFAQKSVAVDLRCSTFPTPNGEKIVMRILDESKGKIDLHKLGFDADILKQWRETIKIANGILLVTGPTGSGKTTTLYATLNTLNSVAVNIMTIEDPIEYSLENINQSQVNNKAGLSFSVALKTMMRQDPDIILVGEMRDTETIELAIRAALTGHLVFSTLHTNDASSTFTRLTDMGVDNYLVSSTVRAILAQRLIRLLCPRCKKPVEKTDELKLVIKVDTWPDYTDIHEPVGCIHCRNSGYVGRSGIFELLIPNQEIKDLIIKGADSDEIEAAAIRNGMYSLNQAAKEKVLLGETSVEEVMRVTL from the coding sequence ATGGCTGCTGAAAAGAAACAACTCGGTCAATTATTACTTGAATCTGGGCTCATTTCAGAAAATCAGGTAAGTGAGGTGCTGGCCTATCAGAGAGAACATCACCTGGTCTTTGGCAAAGCCGTTGTCAGTATGGGTCTGGTTCAAGAAACAGATCTCTTAAAAGTTCTCGGCGATCACCTCGGAATTCCAAGCCTGGACATTACCAAATATAGTATTCAGGATGAAGCGCTCGCCGTGGTGAGTGAAGATTTTGCTCGTAAAAATTCCATTATACCTCTTTTTCTTATTGAGGAAAGTCTCACCATTGCTACAGCAGATCCACTGAATATTGATGTGATTGATCAGCTCTCACGCGACACCGGTCTGGAAATCATGCTGGTTTTATCCATTGAAATGGATATTGAGCGTTCAATTGATCTCTACTACCGGTCCACAACCTCGCTCCTGGAAACTGAAGCAGCAGGTGATGGTGTTCGAGTTGTGTCCCGTGAGATTCATGAGGATACGGAGGTTGTTCAGGTTGTGGATATGTTGTTGTTTGAGGCTGTCAACATGGGCGCCAGCGATATTCATATTGAACCTAGAAAAAATGATGCTCGGATACGCTATCGCGTTGATGGTGTGTTGCAACAATACTATTCTATTCCAACGGACTCAGTCTCACCCATGATTTCCAGGATCAAAATTTTAGCTGATATGGATATCGCTGAATCCAGACGTCCCCAGGATGGTCGCTTTCATTTCGCTCAGAAAAGTGTAGCGGTTGATTTGAGATGCTCAACTTTTCCCACTCCCAATGGTGAGAAGATAGTCATGCGTATCCTTGATGAATCCAAAGGCAAGATTGATCTGCATAAATTGGGATTTGATGCTGACATATTGAAGCAATGGCGTGAGACCATTAAAATAGCCAATGGTATTTTACTGGTAACCGGTCCAACTGGTAGTGGTAAAACAACCACACTCTATGCGACTTTAAATACACTCAATTCAGTCGCTGTAAACATTATGACCATAGAAGACCCCATAGAGTATTCATTGGAGAATATCAATCAGAGTCAGGTAAACAATAAGGCTGGACTATCATTTTCAGTCGCACTGAAAACGATGATGCGTCAGGATCCTGATATAATCCTCGTGGGTGAGATGCGTGATACGGAGACCATTGAACTGGCTATTCGGGCAGCCCTAACAGGTCACCTTGTATTCTCAACCCTACACACGAATGATGCTTCCTCAACATTCACTCGTCTTACTGACATGGGTGTGGATAACTATTTAGTGAGTTCCACAGTGAGAGCTATTCTGGCCCAAAGACTCATCCGCCTTCTCTGTCCCAGATGTAAAAAGCCGGTGGAAAAAACAGATGAATTAAAGCTTGTAATCAAAGTCGATACCTGGCCTGACTATACGGATATTCATGAACCAGTCGGTTGTATTCATTGTCGCAACTCTGGCTACGTGGGAAGGTCAGGTATATTTGAACTCCTCATACCCAATCAGGAAATTAAAGATTTAATTATTAAGGGAGCTGATTCGGACGAAATTGAAGCAGCTGCTATCCGAAATGGGATGTATTCACTGAACCAGGCTGCCAAAGAAAAGGTGCTTCTCGGTGAAACTTCTGTGGAAGAGGTTATGAGGGTTACCCTCTGA
- a CDS encoding prepilin peptidase, which translates to MISFFVILFGLLIGSFLNVVIYRFPREESIAFPPSHCTSCDHKIKPWENIPLVSFLFLRGKCSSCKTPIAWRYPLVEALTATVFYVTYLKFGLTWDLPVFALFGGLLIAIAFIDIDHLIIPDSMIIIGFLPGFYLWFGGNSYILTTQFFGFVGLGAIFWAIRYFGEIAFKKEAMGFGDVKFAAMAGWVLGWDVGLVSMFLAFLSATLLFAFLIPTGVISRKQQVPFGPFICIGIWLGLLGGREIIDWYLTMFLSV; encoded by the coding sequence ATGATATCCTTTTTTGTCATTCTGTTTGGACTTCTAATTGGCAGTTTTCTTAATGTGGTGATCTATCGCTTTCCTCGTGAAGAATCTATCGCTTTTCCACCCTCCCACTGCACCAGCTGTGATCATAAGATAAAACCCTGGGAAAATATTCCCCTGGTCAGCTTTTTATTTCTGCGGGGGAAATGCTCATCCTGTAAAACACCTATCGCCTGGCGCTACCCCCTGGTGGAAGCGCTCACAGCTACAGTATTTTATGTGACTTATCTCAAATTTGGACTTACCTGGGACCTGCCAGTTTTTGCATTATTTGGGGGTCTCCTTATTGCCATTGCCTTTATTGATATCGATCATCTCATTATTCCTGACTCCATGATAATTATTGGTTTTCTGCCTGGTTTCTATCTATGGTTTGGTGGAAATAGTTATATACTCACCACTCAATTTTTTGGTTTTGTGGGTCTGGGAGCCATTTTTTGGGCCATTAGATATTTTGGTGAAATTGCCTTTAAAAAAGAAGCCATGGGTTTTGGTGATGTCAAATTCGCTGCCATGGCAGGTTGGGTTCTGGGCTGGGATGTGGGACTGGTCTCCATGTTTCTGGCGTTTCTCTCGGCCACCCTCTTATTCGCATTTCTAATTCCCACTGGTGTGATAAGTCGGAAGCAGCAGGTTCCTTTTGGTCCCTTTATCTGTATTGGAATCTGGCTCGGTCTTCTCGGTGGTCGTGAAATTATCGACTGGTACTTAACCATGTTTCTTAGCGTATAG
- the pilO gene encoding type 4a pilus biogenesis protein PilO, translating to MNRNIFFGTIIFLLLATGGWFYYTVVVAGGSISELEIELAGINNRFDELASVTESYDEFKLRFNEKIEHFDTLKTIVPNNQKYGEVLEQIRQISERHKLQILTFEPSLNDTYPALFAEMKIPKNHVKCYPLQIKFYGDFLTIGAFLDDLLEMRQLVNIANIKLETEMEYGGMLTCELNLYTYIFVEGA from the coding sequence GTGAATCGAAATATTTTTTTCGGGACAATCATTTTCCTCCTCCTGGCCACAGGAGGGTGGTTTTATTACACCGTGGTTGTGGCAGGAGGCAGTATATCCGAACTCGAAATTGAATTGGCAGGCATTAATAATCGCTTTGACGAGTTAGCAAGTGTGACTGAGAGTTATGACGAATTCAAGCTCAGGTTTAATGAAAAAATTGAGCATTTTGATACGCTTAAAACCATCGTTCCTAATAATCAGAAATATGGGGAGGTGCTTGAACAGATTCGTCAGATTTCAGAGCGCCACAAATTGCAAATCCTAACCTTCGAGCCCTCCCTGAATGATACCTATCCAGCCTTGTTCGCTGAGATGAAGATTCCCAAGAATCATGTGAAGTGTTATCCATTACAAATAAAATTTTATGGAGACTTCCTGACCATAGGAGCTTTCCTGGATGACCTTCTTGAAATGCGGCAGCTGGTGAACATCGCTAATATCAAACTGGAAACCGAGATGGAATACGGTGGCATGTTGACCTGCGAATTAAATTTGTACACCTACATTTTCGTCGAAGGGGCATAG
- the pilM gene encoding pilus assembly protein PilM, whose product KDSAATNRLLDLLRSQQTGKSTTEGNASGTLDANDPPEKSEVSDKKKPDLPPVSSSIVPDVIVDEAPPSDEKSGSVSSDEIRAKLGNLAAKKISPPPVVEPKDEAVPEPETVPQGIAAELMDAPQESEAEPPAEPEKIATVPGEMATDSQLIDPTYFQVHQDVPKPNKVLDLFFEFSNWAFGVRKKITFQCTPEAIRVLKTVSAGNRNVVEGMDIFPLPYELEDQKITHRDDLIAHILDTFDTKLWKKDTMFRMYSSFIETHTKIFKAPPVKGKEIAELITWTAKKNLPFSSENINIDHMVLDSEKGELKKNIIIGVGNNESITFMSDLFKKKKFDLQNVTTIPFLDWETFKHCYPDRLRGCIAIVHMNQNETTITMVKSGRMEFTREMAVGVKDYHKALIQRVMVGNDAVNITDKMASEYLMRYGIPINTDGNIPETGISLYKISIFLRPIVERMTSEINRSLDYFRKQVADVECQEIYLTGPGAAIPNLVEVFATQLERTTEHLNPLRQGDFEFSDQFELDHQLIPIFATNFGLALKTSAGINLLPVARKQHFQYKVFNKMSIFLTAILIPIYLLIGYFAYMEESVMEESVANMNRQWQKLSEQSQEYFIMRDDLQYLGNYWGFLENDGINSENQIKLLKLISSEIPDNIKITSLVFRPASSKEAGSVIKQAAHVDRIALSGIVNAHAGIADIQLTNFIMRLESLNLFTSIDREGSPSSDDSRLLFTLKIGIGVK is encoded by the coding sequence AAAGATTCTGCGGCGACGAATCGCCTGTTGGACCTGTTAAGGTCTCAGCAGACTGGTAAATCAACCACCGAGGGCAATGCCAGTGGCACCCTGGATGCGAATGATCCTCCAGAAAAATCTGAGGTTTCTGACAAAAAGAAACCAGACCTCCCACCAGTAAGTTCAAGTATAGTTCCAGATGTCATCGTGGATGAAGCTCCGCCTAGTGATGAGAAATCTGGATCGGTTAGTTCTGATGAAATCAGGGCTAAACTGGGGAATCTCGCTGCAAAAAAAATCTCCCCACCACCAGTTGTGGAACCTAAAGACGAAGCAGTACCTGAACCCGAAACGGTTCCACAGGGCATAGCAGCTGAATTAATGGATGCTCCTCAGGAATCAGAAGCCGAACCACCAGCAGAACCTGAGAAAATTGCTACAGTTCCAGGTGAAATGGCCACTGATTCCCAGTTAATAGATCCAACATATTTTCAAGTTCATCAGGACGTTCCAAAGCCCAATAAGGTTCTTGATCTTTTCTTCGAATTCAGCAATTGGGCTTTTGGGGTTAGAAAAAAGATCACTTTCCAATGCACGCCAGAAGCGATTCGAGTCCTCAAAACCGTCTCCGCCGGCAACCGTAACGTTGTAGAAGGTATGGATATTTTCCCGCTTCCATATGAATTGGAAGATCAAAAGATTACCCATCGTGATGACCTGATTGCTCACATATTGGACACCTTTGATACAAAACTCTGGAAGAAAGACACCATGTTCCGCATGTATTCTTCCTTTATTGAGACACATACGAAAATATTTAAAGCACCACCAGTTAAAGGCAAGGAGATCGCTGAGCTGATTACCTGGACAGCCAAGAAGAATCTCCCCTTCAGCAGTGAGAATATCAATATTGACCATATGGTGCTGGATTCTGAAAAAGGTGAACTCAAGAAGAATATCATTATTGGTGTGGGCAACAATGAATCCATCACCTTTATGTCAGATCTCTTTAAAAAGAAAAAATTTGACCTGCAAAACGTGACCACCATTCCCTTCCTTGATTGGGAAACATTTAAGCATTGTTATCCAGATCGTCTCCGTGGGTGTATCGCCATTGTCCACATGAATCAAAATGAAACCACCATCACCATGGTGAAGTCAGGGCGGATGGAGTTCACCAGAGAAATGGCGGTTGGTGTAAAAGATTATCACAAGGCATTGATACAGCGGGTAATGGTGGGGAATGACGCAGTCAATATCACTGATAAAATGGCCAGTGAATATCTCATGCGATATGGCATTCCTATCAATACTGATGGGAATATTCCAGAAACAGGGATCAGCCTGTACAAGATCTCCATTTTTCTGAGACCCATCGTTGAGAGAATGACCAGTGAAATTAACCGCTCACTGGATTACTTCCGAAAACAGGTGGCTGATGTTGAGTGTCAGGAAATATATCTCACCGGTCCAGGAGCAGCTATTCCCAATCTGGTGGAAGTTTTTGCAACCCAGCTTGAGCGAACCACTGAGCACTTGAATCCACTCCGCCAGGGAGATTTTGAATTCTCAGATCAATTTGAGCTGGATCATCAGCTCATCCCTATTTTTGCCACTAATTTTGGGCTAGCTCTGAAAACCTCGGCAGGTATAAACCTTTTGCCAGTTGCCAGGAAGCAACATTTCCAGTACAAGGTCTTTAACAAGATGAGCATATTTCTCACCGCTATTCTCATTCCTATTTATCTTCTTATCGGGTATTTCGCATACATGGAAGAGAGTGTCATGGAGGAAAGTGTCGCAAACATGAATAGACAGTGGCAGAAATTATCTGAGCAATCCCAGGAATACTTCATTATGCGGGATGATCTACAGTATCTGGGCAATTATTGGGGATTTTTAGAGAATGATGGCATCAATTCGGAAAATCAGATAAAACTATTAAAATTGATTTCATCAGAAATCCCGGATAATATCAAAATCACGTCTCTCGTTTTTCGGCCAGCAAGTTCAAAAGAAGCCGGATCAGTTATCAAGCAAGCCGCCCATGTCGACCGTATCGCTTTAAGTGGGATTGTGAATGCCCATGCAGGAATTGCTGACATACAACTTACCAACTTTATCATGCGCCTTGAAAGTTTAAACCTGTTTACCAGCATAGATCGAGAAGGCTCCCCCAGCTCAGATGATTCCAGATTGCTGTTTACGCTAAAAATTGGCATAGGTGTCAAGTGA
- a CDS encoding type II secretion system F family protein has protein sequence MMPDFVCRIMSDSGTVEERVVTAESKVEVFTQADERGEMLLSVKEHKQGALSGGGIFKKGKKVKAHEIENFTVQLAIMFRSGIPLIGALEALEEQAETETMRSVVKGLIKAVSGGKSLSQAMEDYPGVFSLLYVNMIRAGESAGVMEQILERLGTFIKHDQEVARNVKSALRYPMIVTGALGLAFIGAMIFIVPKFSTMFESKGMALPLPTVVMITASDFLIQFWPVVIIGFFAGIFGLKAFAKTEKGRFAIDGFKLRVPVFKEIFLKTNIARFAHMLETLSRGGIQIIKAMETVEKTVGNVVIGKEIANARIEVEKGVSLAVALGKSKYFPKMTVKMIAVGEKSGAMDDMMANVAAQYDTEVDVKIEGLSGAIEPLMTVFMGGMLLFMALGIFLPMWNMYGAVK, from the coding sequence ATGATGCCTGATTTTGTCTGCCGGATCATGAGTGATTCAGGGACGGTTGAAGAACGTGTCGTCACAGCTGAGTCAAAGGTTGAGGTGTTTACACAGGCTGATGAGCGGGGAGAGATGTTGCTCTCGGTAAAAGAGCACAAGCAGGGTGCCTTATCCGGAGGCGGCATTTTTAAAAAGGGCAAAAAGGTAAAAGCTCACGAAATTGAAAATTTTACGGTCCAATTGGCCATTATGTTTCGCTCAGGTATTCCTCTTATAGGCGCGCTGGAGGCATTGGAGGAACAAGCTGAAACAGAGACCATGCGATCGGTTGTAAAAGGTCTTATCAAGGCTGTGAGTGGAGGTAAATCACTTTCACAGGCCATGGAAGACTATCCCGGTGTTTTCTCATTACTTTATGTAAATATGATTCGGGCAGGGGAGTCAGCAGGTGTCATGGAGCAAATCCTGGAGCGGCTCGGCACCTTCATCAAACACGATCAGGAGGTCGCACGCAACGTAAAATCTGCTTTGCGCTATCCCATGATTGTAACAGGAGCCCTGGGACTGGCCTTTATTGGTGCCATGATATTTATTGTTCCAAAATTCTCAACCATGTTTGAATCAAAGGGTATGGCCTTGCCACTTCCAACTGTGGTTATGATTACGGCAAGTGATTTTCTAATACAGTTCTGGCCGGTGGTGATTATTGGTTTTTTTGCAGGTATCTTTGGATTGAAAGCCTTTGCAAAAACAGAAAAGGGTCGCTTTGCCATAGATGGTTTTAAGCTCAGGGTCCCCGTATTTAAGGAGATATTCCTAAAAACCAATATAGCTCGTTTTGCCCATATGCTTGAAACCCTGAGCCGGGGTGGAATTCAAATAATAAAGGCTATGGAGACAGTGGAAAAGACAGTGGGAAACGTGGTGATTGGTAAGGAGATCGCCAACGCTCGTATAGAAGTTGAAAAGGGAGTGAGTCTGGCAGTAGCGCTTGGGAAGAGTAAGTATTTTCCAAAAATGACGGTAAAAATGATTGCCGTTGGTGAAAAGTCAGGTGCCATGGATGATATGATGGCCAATGTCGCAGCTCAATACGATACAGAGGTTGATGTAAAAATTGAAGGCCTTAGTGGTGCCATCGAACCCTTGATGACCGTATTTATGGGTGGCATGTTATTGTTTATGGCTTTGGGTATTTTCCTGCCAATGTGGAATATGTATGGGGCGGTTAAGTGA
- a CDS encoding response regulator: MMAKKRILIVDDEKFFIEPVKRLLESLDYEVFEALDGISGLSKAREVKPDLIMLDLMLPGMNGYQVCRLLKFDEQFRDIPVIIVSAKDGERDREVGTQSGAELYLVKPLNYQTFPAELEALL, translated from the coding sequence ATGATGGCTAAGAAACGTATTTTAATAGTTGACGACGAGAAATTTTTTATTGAACCAGTCAAGCGTCTCCTGGAGAGTCTGGATTATGAAGTCTTTGAGGCCTTAGATGGCATCTCAGGGCTTTCAAAGGCCCGTGAGGTGAAACCTGACCTCATCATGTTGGATTTGATGCTACCGGGTATGAATGGGTATCAAGTATGTCGTCTGTTAAAATTTGACGAGCAATTCAGAGATATTCCTGTAATTATTGTGTCTGCCAAGGATGGTGAACGAGATCGAGAAGTTGGTACCCAGAGTGGTGCAGAGTTATATCTGGTGAAGCCCCTCAATTACCAAACCTTCCCCGCCGAGCTGGAAGCACTGCTGTAG
- a CDS encoding type IV pilus twitching motility protein PilT, whose protein sequence is MELDILDLLNFVRETGASDLHLHPFSRPIVRVDGEMRKTDIPPMLPEDLHILIYGIMTEVQRKTFEEDMELDFAADFKGIGRFRVNVFKSIHGDSAVLRAINEKVFSFEDLGLPVGLKDMAHQDKGLFLVTGPTGSGKSTTLNTIIDYINRTQKKHIITIEDPVEFTHTSQLSLITQREVGTTTHGFAQALRSALREDPDVIVVGEMRDPETTALAVTAAETGHLVFGTLHTVNTTKTLDRVIDQFPANQQDQIRIMISDTIVTILSQMLLKKKGGGRVAAFEVLTGTPAVANLIREAKTFQLRSILQMGSAQGMMTLEQSLGALVKDGQVDLEAALQVAAFPEDLEKLVGS, encoded by the coding sequence ATGGAACTAGACATCCTGGATTTGCTGAATTTTGTGAGGGAGACTGGTGCCTCTGATCTTCATTTACATCCTTTCTCTAGACCCATTGTGCGTGTGGACGGTGAAATGCGCAAAACGGATATTCCCCCCATGCTTCCTGAGGATTTACATATTCTTATTTATGGAATCATGACAGAGGTTCAGCGCAAAACCTTTGAAGAAGATATGGAGCTGGATTTTGCCGCTGATTTTAAGGGCATAGGGCGCTTCAGAGTGAATGTATTTAAGAGCATCCACGGGGACTCAGCGGTGCTCAGGGCCATCAACGAAAAAGTTTTTTCATTTGAAGATTTAGGGCTGCCTGTGGGACTCAAGGATATGGCTCATCAAGATAAAGGCTTATTTCTGGTTACAGGACCAACGGGTAGTGGAAAATCCACAACGCTGAATACCATCATCGATTACATCAATCGAACCCAAAAAAAACATATTATCACCATTGAAGATCCCGTCGAATTTACCCATACCAGCCAACTATCATTGATTACTCAACGAGAGGTGGGAACGACGACCCATGGATTTGCTCAGGCCCTGCGATCTGCCCTACGTGAAGATCCTGATGTCATCGTGGTAGGTGAAATGCGTGACCCCGAGACGACTGCCTTAGCTGTAACAGCTGCTGAAACAGGCCATCTGGTTTTTGGGACCCTCCATACAGTCAATACCACCAAAACCCTGGATCGCGTCATTGATCAATTTCCAGCAAACCAGCAAGACCAGATTCGGATCATGATCAGTGATACCATCGTGACGATTTTATCCCAGATGCTCCTCAAGAAAAAGGGTGGGGGACGAGTAGCCGCTTTTGAAGTGCTCACAGGGACACCTGCTGTAGCGAATTTGATCAGGGAAGCCAAAACATTCCAGCTCCGCTCCATCTTACAGATGGGGTCTGCCCAGGGTATGATGACCCTTGAACAATCATTGGGCGCTTTGGTAAAAGATGGACAAGTTGATCTTGAAGCAGCACTTCAAGTTGCCGCCTTCCCAGAAGATCTTGAGAAATTGGTGGGGAGCTAG